A genomic stretch from Salarias fasciatus chromosome 10, fSalaFa1.1, whole genome shotgun sequence includes:
- the LOC115395407 gene encoding transcriptional regulator ATRX-like isoform X1 — MSTATLSPAPGKLNVLVNKLYEYLAQSSVEDCNSTAPSEDNDGLPNASCSPGNALDHTEPEGGLSRRYSRRKPSVVIKHSGLDESGDSNASEDLDLPINANGSLDVSRLPKGTVLVRPEPVDNGRDDFRGPEFRSRKSGVLRSEFSRRRRGGEHVGIVSCTACGRQVNHFQRDSVHRHPVLKVLICKSCFKYYLSDDISKDCDGMDEQCRWCAEGGNLICCDYCSNAFCKKCILRNLGRKELSGILESKWYCYVCSPEPLFDLVVACDNVLENIEHLLQQHRKRNRVDQGKSELYHMLPHSPHNICLDKWDHTGMDGNVVFNYNTLQVSKDITKKAKHLVDSVNALSQEFVNFIETVTTKKQTPGVRKLHLTSFLAVIKGVRKSTAALEDSLKEEFSDLDAHSNWEKFLSDELDALGTEADLEMNTSDERSLSRLQKLAAEHLEDNDSDSKGFIDGRSSHNRPDKAMDSDSHEASKTGRKINLKPPEGGVDLTKTLIVQLTPVAMEQGPSSFALKTEKEPLKKDQKSKEKPATQDKVKEDLSTSVEDKISSDNPSVSHYPEEEQGNRRSPRVKTTPLRRPSDVKTKTSLSAGGSDSDSDPEENPNTVAPQTSEEQSPSRARDDSDSDEVPAALLERAAMAQSSDEAQSDDDEDDGGKASPAKVAKKCLFWLTKNSPMSQDKMRRKRKMLDHGSDSSSDNHLSEQKRQHLNTLRSMGKPHLVQTTSQDGVREQSRIQAGKSKAKSCPEVMQPSSSSSDDECDDDDDDDDSGSNASDQKMKPITDDLALLGGASFHQSSGEEEEERPGPFWAAAADEDDPENRIAKKILLAQIKANYSSDGELSSDDETQDTESESDDPVEANREEDDHEQGEKEEDLAAGSLDTAPDDAGDSRARHPLLGLKLTLDEEASSDKSIPESEGGKLRRKRRASKEHLSSESEGGADHAEEEEDWMIEELSASEDETSQDERLNLILKKDAPSSQEVKSQASYIWLSDSSEKSDDEHVKEDFIDGKGTPKGRKKIRKIIEDVDLRAETQEALREEEERRKRLADREQQMEDRRQVSIEADELSQVVHPVTIKLVLDQDEETRTPLVEVHPNLVKVLKPHQVDGVQFIWDSCCESVKKANSTPGSGCIVAHCMGLGKTLQVVAFLHTVLQSKNLHFRTALVVCPLNTILNWISEFDKWQGNMGEEKVKVSELATKKTLSERLRALQSWQRAGGVVIMGYDMYRTLSLASTPDSEEWKKEIKRILVDPGPDFVVCDEGHILRNDATNTSKALNAIKTQRRVVLTGTPLQNNLIEYHCMVNFIKKNLLGSQKEFRNRFINPIQNGQCADSTPKDVRIMKKRAHVLHAMLGGCVQRRDYSELVQFLPPKYEYVLAVRVTALQFKLYRYYLDHISGLNSSALPKRTGTNLFKDFQALSRIWTHPWCVHMSRVDRANKKPGKSGVPLSSMSATLAESSLRLNEGHGASNSVVNTDALGASSSGGRGVSSTPNEEWYKSFLSKSDGTVLEHSGKLVLLFEILRMAKDIGDKVLVFSQSLVSLNLIESFLGDFNRARDPSFFQVGSWVKNVDYYRLDGSTSAVWRKKWADDFNNTANTRGRLFLISTKAGSLGINLVAANRVVIFDASWNPSYDLQSIYRVYRFGQLKHVYVYRFLAQGTMEEKIYERQVTKQSLSFRVVDHQQIERHFTFSELTELYRFEPDLLDNPNANKSRRPSSVLPKDFLLMELLQTCKDQIVSYHEHESLLDHKQEEELTEAERKAAWAEFEAESHSASLPSSSVNNGLELSTDTELLDMIKKSQMNVSMAFTTVRSMKANTTRDYVALTRQQYPHITNQEVRTRAVTWEQFDKKRLKHVEALYQDAVTQHRTLTFHIQAIMSSRRPTATSTTSAVLQPGQL, encoded by the exons AAAACCATCAGTTGTCATAAAACACTCTGGACTGGATGAATCTGGTGACTCAAACGCAAGTGAGGACTTGGATTTACCAATCAATGCAAATGGGAGCCTTGATGTTTCGAGACTGCCTAAAG GTACTGTGCTGGTGAGGCCTGAACCAGTAGACAATGGGAGAGATGATTTCAGGGGTCCAGAATTTCGAAGTCGGAAATCAGGTGTACTGCGGAGTGAGTTTTCAAGGAGACGTAGAG gAGGTGAACATGTAGGAATTGTGAGTTGCACTGCTTGTGGCCGACAAGTTAACCACTTCCAAAGAGATTCAGTCCATCGGCATCCAGTTCTGAAAGTACTCATTTGCAAG tcttgtTTCAAGTATTACCTCAGCGATGACATTAGTAAGGATTGCGATGGCATGGATGAACAATGCAG GTGGTGTGCTGAAGGAGGCAACTTAATCTGTTGCGACTACTGTAGTAATGCTTTCTGCAAAAAGTGCATTCTAAGAAACCTGGGAAGGAAGGAGCTGTCTGGCATTCTGGAGAGCAAGTGGTACTGCTATGTGTGCAGCCCAGAACCTCTTTTCGACCTGGTGGTGGCCTGCGACAATGTCTTGGAGAACATTGAGCATCTGTTGCAGCAGCACCGGAAGAGGAATCGAGTGGATCAAGGAAAATCTGAACTTTATCACATGTTGCCTCACTCACCACACAACATATGTTTGGACAAATGGGATCACACTGGCATGGATGGCAATGTGGTGTTCAACTATAATACACTGCAGGTTTCCAAGGACATTACCAAAAAGGCCAAACATTTAGTGGACTCGGTGAACGCCTTAAGTCAAGAGTTTGtaaatttcattgaaactgtgaCCACAAAAAAGCAAACACCTGGTGTTCGCAAACTGCATCTGACCTCATTCTTGGCGGTAATTAAAGGCGTGCGAAAGTCCACTGCAGCGCTCGAGGACAGCCTTAAAGAAGAATTCAGTGATTTGGATGCTCACAGCAATTGGGAGAAGTTTCTCAGTGACGAGCTCGATGCACTGGGAACAGAAGCTGACCTGGAGATGAACACGTCTGATGAAAGATCCCTGAGTCGCTTGCAGAAATTGGCAGCTGAACATTTAGAAGATAATGATTCTGACTCCAAGGGCTTCATCGATGGAAGAAGTTCACATAACCGCCCTGATAAGGCCATGGATTCAGATTCACATGAAGCCAGTAAGACAGGGCGCAAGATTAACTTGAAGCCTCCCGAAGGTGGAGTTGACTTGACAAAAACACTAATAGTACAGCTTACGCCTGTAGCCATGGAGCAGGGCCCATCCTCATTCGCCCTAAAAACTGAGAAGGAACCTCTCAAGAAAGATCAGAAGTCAAAGGAAAAACCTGCAACACAAGACAAAGTAAAAGAGGATTTGAGCACTTCAGTGGAGGACAAGATAAGCAGTGACAACCCGAGTGTGTCACACTATCCAGAGGAGGAGCAAGGCAATCGACGATCTCCCCGTGTGAAGACGACTCCCTTGCGTCGACCAAGTGATGTGAAGACCAAAACATCTCTCTCAGCAGGAGGGAGTGACAGTGACTCAGACCCCGAGGAGAACCCCAACACAGTGGCTCCCCAAACCAGTGAAGAACAAAGTCCCAGCAGGGCCAGGGATGACTCGGACTCAGATGAAgtgcctgctgctctgcttgaGCGAGCAGCCATGGCACAAAGCTCAGATGAAGCTCAGAGTGACGACGATGAAGACGATGGCGGCAAAGCGTCCCCGGCTAAGGTGGCaaagaaatgtctcttttgGCTCACTAAGAACAGCCCAATGTCACAAGACAAGATGCGCAGAAAGCGAAAGATGCTGGACCATGGGTCAGATTCGTCAAGTGACAATCATCTATCAGAACAGAAACGACAACACTTGAATACTCTGAGATCGATGGGGAAGCCACACCTTGTCCAAACCACGTCGCAGGATGGGGTGAGAGAGCAGAGTAGGATTCAGGCTGGAAAATCTAAAGCTAAATCGTGTCCAGAGGTCATGCAGCCGTCATCTTCATCAAGTGACGATGAGTGtgacgatgacgacgacgacgatgattCGGGGAGCAATGCAAGTGATCAGAAGATGAAACCAATTACAGATGATTTGGCCTTACTCGGAGGAGCTTCATTCCATCAATCGTCTG gagaggaagaggaagagcggcCTGGGCCCTTctgggcagcagcagcagatgaggATGATCCAGAAAATAG AATCGCTAAGAAAATACTGTTGGCCCAAATTAAAGCCAACTACTCCTCGGACGGCGAGCTCTCTTCGGACGACGAAACACAAGACACTGAATCGGAGTCGGATGATCCGGTGGAGGCGAATCGAGAGGAAGATGATCATGAACAAGGTGAGAAGG AGGAAGACCTTGCTGCTGGCTCGCTGGACACGGCCCCCGACGATGCCGGCGACAGTCGTGCCAGGCATCCTCTCCTCGGCCTTAAACTCACCTTGGATGAAGAAGCTTCGAGTGACAAGTCCATTCCGGAGAGTGAAGGGGGaaagctgaggaggaagagaagagccAGCAAGGAACACCTGAGCT CCGAGAGTGAGGGTGGTGCAGATcatgctgaggaggaggaagactggaTGATAGAGGAACTGAGCGCCTCAGAGGATGAGACGAGTCAGGATGAAAG GCTCAACTTAATCTTGAAGAAAGATGCCCCCTCCAGTCAGGAAGTGAAGAGCCAAGCGTCCTACATTTGGTTGTCAGACTCCAGTGAGAAG AGCGACGACGAACATGTGAAGGAGGATTTCATTGACGGCAAAGGCACTCCCAAAGGGCGCAAGAAGATCCGTAAGATCATCGAAGATGTGGACCTTCGTGCGGAAACGCAGGAGGCCctgcgagaggaggaggagagacgcaAACGTTTGGCAGACAGAGAacagcagatggaggacaggagacag GTCTCCATCGAGGCCGACGAGCTGTCACAAGTGGTTCATCCCGTCACGATTAAGTTGGTGCTGGATCAGGATGAGGAGACCAGGACCCCCCTTGTTGAAGTTCACCCAAACCTGGTGAAAGTACTGAAACCACACCAGGTGGACG GAGTCCAGTTTATCTGGGACAGCTGCTGTGAGTCTGTGAAGAAGGCCAACTCCACCCCCGGATCCGGCTGCATCGTAGCGCACTGCATGGGCCTCGGAAAGACACTGCAG GTGGTGGCGTTTCTCCACACGGTGCTGCAGTCAAAAAACCTACATTTCAGAACCGCTTTGGTTGTTTGTCCACTCAATACCATCCTCAACTGGATCAGTGAGTTTGATAAATGGCAAGGCAACATGGGAGAAGAAAAAGTTAAG GTTTCTGAACTGGCAACAAAGAAGACTCTATCAGAACGCCTCAGAGCTCTGCAGAGCTGGCAAAGAGCGGGCGGAGTGGTGATAATGGGCTATGACATGTACCGCACCCTGTCACTGGCAAGCACGCCCGACAGTGAAGAGTGGAAGAAGGAAATCAAGAGAATCCTGGTGGACCCAG GTCCAGACTTTGTGGTTTGTGATGAGGGACACATCCTGCGCAACGACGCGACCAACACCTCCAAAGCCCTGAACGCCATCAAGACTCAAAGGAGGGTGGTGCTGACGGGAACACCGCTGCAAAACAACTTGATCGAGT ACCACTGCATGGTGAATTTCATCAAGAAGAATCTTCTGGGCTCGCAGAAGGAATTCAGGAACCGCTTCATCAACCCCATCCAGAACGGCCAGTGTGCCGACTCCACCCCGAAGGACGTTCGGATCATGAAGAAGCGCGCGCACGTCCTTCATGCAATGTTGGGCGGATGTGTGCAG AGAAGAGATTATTCAGAGTTGGTTCAGTTTCTTCCTCCCAAATACGAATATGTGCTGGCAGTGAGGGTGACTGCACTCCAGTTTAAGTTGTACCGCTACTATTTAGACCACATCTCTG GTTTAAACTCCTCTGCACTCCCAAAAAGAACTGGAACGAACCTGTTCAAAGACTTTCAGGCCCTCAGCCGAATTTGGACTCATCCGTGGTGCGTTCACATGAGCCGCGTCGACAGAGCAAACAAg AAACCAGGTAAATCAGGGGTTCCTTTGAGCAGCATGAGTGCGACTTTGGCTGAAAG ttcaCTGAGGCTGAATGAAGGCCACGGAGCCAGTAACAGTGTGGTGAACACCGACGCACTCGGCGCTTCCTCGTCAG gagggagaggagtCAGTTCGACTCCTAATGAGGAATGGTACAAGAGCTTCCTGTCTAAGAGCGATGGGACGGTGCTGGAGCACTCGGGAAAGTTGGTGCTTCTGTTTGAGATCCTCAGAATGGCCAAAGACATCGGGGATAAAGT GCTCGTGTTCAGTCAGTCTTTGGTCTCACTCAACCTCATTGAGAGCTTCCTGGGAGATTTTAACCGAGCCAGAGACCCGTCTTTCTTCCAAG TGGGCAGCTGGGTGAAAAATGTGGATTACTACCGTCTGGATGGTTCCACCTCTGCCGTGTGGAGGAAGAAGTGGGCAGACGATTTCAACAATACTGCCAATACCCG CGGCCGACTGTTCCTCATCTCGACGAAAGCGGGCTCACTGGGCATCAACCTGGTGGCAGCCAACAGGGTCGTCATCTTCGACGCCTCGTGGAATCCGTCGTACGACCTCCAGAGCATTTACCGAGTGTACCGCTTCGGCCAGCTGAAGCACGTGTACGTGTACCGCTTCCTGGCTCAG GGCACCATGGAAGAGAAGATTTACGAGCGCCAGGTCACCAAGCAGTCTTTGTCCTTCAGAGTGGTCGATCATCAACAGATTGAGAGACACTTTACTTTCTCCGAACTGACCGAGCTGTACCGATTCGAGCCAGACCTGCTGGACAACCCGAACGCCAACAAAAGCAGAAGACCGTCTTCGGTTTTGCCAAAG GATTTCCTCCTGATGGAGCTCTTGCAAACCTGTAAAGACCAGATCGTGTCTTACCACGAGCACGAATCTCTGCTGGACCACAAACAAGAGGAAGAACTCACCGAGGCAGAACGCAAAGCAGCGTGGGCCGAGTTTGAAGCCGag tcacactcgGCCAGCCTTCCAAGCAGCTCTGTCAACAACGGCCTGGAACTGTCGACCGACACAGAGCTTCTG GACATGATCAAGAAAAGCCAAATGAATGTGTCGATGGCCTTCACCACAGTGCGGAGCATGAAGGCCAACACGACAAGGGACTATGTGGCGCTTACC CGGCAGCAGTATCCCCACATAACCAATCAAGAGGTGAGGACCAGAGCCGTGACCTGGGAACAGTTCGACAAGAAGAGGCTGAAGCACGTTGAGGCGCTGTACCAGGACGCGGTCACACAGCATCGAACC CTGACGTTCCACATCCAGGCCATAATGTCCAGCCGGAGGCCGACGgccacctccaccaccagcgCCGTGCTCCAGCCCGGGCAGCTCTGA
- the LOC115395407 gene encoding transcriptional regulator ATRX-like isoform X2: MSTATLSPAPGKLNVLVNKLYEYLAQSSVEDCNSTAPSEDNDGLPNASCSPGNALDHTEPEGGLSRRYSRRKPSVVIKHSGLDESGDSNASEDLDLPINANGSLDVSRLPKGTVLVRPEPVDNGRDDFRGPEFRSRKSGVLRSEFSRRRRGGEHVGIVSCTACGRQVNHFQRDSVHRHPVLKVLICKSCFKYYLSDDISKDCDGMDEQCRWCAEGGNLICCDYCSNAFCKKCILRNLGRKELSGILESKWYCYVCSPEPLFDLVVACDNVLENIEHLLQQHRKRNRVDQGKSELYHMLPHSPHNICLDKWDHTGMDGNVVFNYNTLQVSKDITKKAKHLVDSVNALSQEFVNFIETVTTKKQTPGVRKLHLTSFLAVIKGVRKSTAALEDSLKEEFSDLDAHSNWEKFLSDELDALGTEADLEMNTSDERSLSRLQKLAAEHLEDNDSDSKGFIDGRSSHNRPDKAMDSDSHEASKTGRKINLKPPEGGVDLTKTLIVQLTPVAMEQGPSSFALKTEKEPLKKDQKSKEKPATQDKVKEDLSTSVEDKISSDNPSVSHYPEEEQGNRRSPRVKTTPLRRPSDVKTKTSLSAGGSDSDSDPEENPNTVAPQTSEEQSPSRARDDSDSDEVPAALLERAAMAQSSDEAQSDDDEDDGGKASPAKVAKKCLFWLTKNSPMSQDKMRRKRKMLDHGSDSSSDNHLSEQKRQHLNTLRSMGKPHLVQTTSQDGVREQSRIQAGKSKAKSCPEVMQPSSSSSDDECDDDDDDDDSGSNASDQKMKPITDDLALLGGASFHQSSGEEEEERPGPFWAAAADEDDPENRIAKKILLAQIKANYSSDGELSSDDETQDTESESDDPVEANREEDDHEQEEDLAAGSLDTAPDDAGDSRARHPLLGLKLTLDEEASSDKSIPESEGGKLRRKRRASKEHLSSESEGGADHAEEEEDWMIEELSASEDETSQDERLNLILKKDAPSSQEVKSQASYIWLSDSSEKSDDEHVKEDFIDGKGTPKGRKKIRKIIEDVDLRAETQEALREEEERRKRLADREQQMEDRRQVSIEADELSQVVHPVTIKLVLDQDEETRTPLVEVHPNLVKVLKPHQVDGVQFIWDSCCESVKKANSTPGSGCIVAHCMGLGKTLQVVAFLHTVLQSKNLHFRTALVVCPLNTILNWISEFDKWQGNMGEEKVKVSELATKKTLSERLRALQSWQRAGGVVIMGYDMYRTLSLASTPDSEEWKKEIKRILVDPGPDFVVCDEGHILRNDATNTSKALNAIKTQRRVVLTGTPLQNNLIEYHCMVNFIKKNLLGSQKEFRNRFINPIQNGQCADSTPKDVRIMKKRAHVLHAMLGGCVQRRDYSELVQFLPPKYEYVLAVRVTALQFKLYRYYLDHISGLNSSALPKRTGTNLFKDFQALSRIWTHPWCVHMSRVDRANKKPGKSGVPLSSMSATLAESSLRLNEGHGASNSVVNTDALGASSSGGRGVSSTPNEEWYKSFLSKSDGTVLEHSGKLVLLFEILRMAKDIGDKVLVFSQSLVSLNLIESFLGDFNRARDPSFFQVGSWVKNVDYYRLDGSTSAVWRKKWADDFNNTANTRGRLFLISTKAGSLGINLVAANRVVIFDASWNPSYDLQSIYRVYRFGQLKHVYVYRFLAQGTMEEKIYERQVTKQSLSFRVVDHQQIERHFTFSELTELYRFEPDLLDNPNANKSRRPSSVLPKDFLLMELLQTCKDQIVSYHEHESLLDHKQEEELTEAERKAAWAEFEAESHSASLPSSSVNNGLELSTDTELLDMIKKSQMNVSMAFTTVRSMKANTTRDYVALTRQQYPHITNQEVRTRAVTWEQFDKKRLKHVEALYQDAVTQHRTLTFHIQAIMSSRRPTATSTTSAVLQPGQL; encoded by the exons AAAACCATCAGTTGTCATAAAACACTCTGGACTGGATGAATCTGGTGACTCAAACGCAAGTGAGGACTTGGATTTACCAATCAATGCAAATGGGAGCCTTGATGTTTCGAGACTGCCTAAAG GTACTGTGCTGGTGAGGCCTGAACCAGTAGACAATGGGAGAGATGATTTCAGGGGTCCAGAATTTCGAAGTCGGAAATCAGGTGTACTGCGGAGTGAGTTTTCAAGGAGACGTAGAG gAGGTGAACATGTAGGAATTGTGAGTTGCACTGCTTGTGGCCGACAAGTTAACCACTTCCAAAGAGATTCAGTCCATCGGCATCCAGTTCTGAAAGTACTCATTTGCAAG tcttgtTTCAAGTATTACCTCAGCGATGACATTAGTAAGGATTGCGATGGCATGGATGAACAATGCAG GTGGTGTGCTGAAGGAGGCAACTTAATCTGTTGCGACTACTGTAGTAATGCTTTCTGCAAAAAGTGCATTCTAAGAAACCTGGGAAGGAAGGAGCTGTCTGGCATTCTGGAGAGCAAGTGGTACTGCTATGTGTGCAGCCCAGAACCTCTTTTCGACCTGGTGGTGGCCTGCGACAATGTCTTGGAGAACATTGAGCATCTGTTGCAGCAGCACCGGAAGAGGAATCGAGTGGATCAAGGAAAATCTGAACTTTATCACATGTTGCCTCACTCACCACACAACATATGTTTGGACAAATGGGATCACACTGGCATGGATGGCAATGTGGTGTTCAACTATAATACACTGCAGGTTTCCAAGGACATTACCAAAAAGGCCAAACATTTAGTGGACTCGGTGAACGCCTTAAGTCAAGAGTTTGtaaatttcattgaaactgtgaCCACAAAAAAGCAAACACCTGGTGTTCGCAAACTGCATCTGACCTCATTCTTGGCGGTAATTAAAGGCGTGCGAAAGTCCACTGCAGCGCTCGAGGACAGCCTTAAAGAAGAATTCAGTGATTTGGATGCTCACAGCAATTGGGAGAAGTTTCTCAGTGACGAGCTCGATGCACTGGGAACAGAAGCTGACCTGGAGATGAACACGTCTGATGAAAGATCCCTGAGTCGCTTGCAGAAATTGGCAGCTGAACATTTAGAAGATAATGATTCTGACTCCAAGGGCTTCATCGATGGAAGAAGTTCACATAACCGCCCTGATAAGGCCATGGATTCAGATTCACATGAAGCCAGTAAGACAGGGCGCAAGATTAACTTGAAGCCTCCCGAAGGTGGAGTTGACTTGACAAAAACACTAATAGTACAGCTTACGCCTGTAGCCATGGAGCAGGGCCCATCCTCATTCGCCCTAAAAACTGAGAAGGAACCTCTCAAGAAAGATCAGAAGTCAAAGGAAAAACCTGCAACACAAGACAAAGTAAAAGAGGATTTGAGCACTTCAGTGGAGGACAAGATAAGCAGTGACAACCCGAGTGTGTCACACTATCCAGAGGAGGAGCAAGGCAATCGACGATCTCCCCGTGTGAAGACGACTCCCTTGCGTCGACCAAGTGATGTGAAGACCAAAACATCTCTCTCAGCAGGAGGGAGTGACAGTGACTCAGACCCCGAGGAGAACCCCAACACAGTGGCTCCCCAAACCAGTGAAGAACAAAGTCCCAGCAGGGCCAGGGATGACTCGGACTCAGATGAAgtgcctgctgctctgcttgaGCGAGCAGCCATGGCACAAAGCTCAGATGAAGCTCAGAGTGACGACGATGAAGACGATGGCGGCAAAGCGTCCCCGGCTAAGGTGGCaaagaaatgtctcttttgGCTCACTAAGAACAGCCCAATGTCACAAGACAAGATGCGCAGAAAGCGAAAGATGCTGGACCATGGGTCAGATTCGTCAAGTGACAATCATCTATCAGAACAGAAACGACAACACTTGAATACTCTGAGATCGATGGGGAAGCCACACCTTGTCCAAACCACGTCGCAGGATGGGGTGAGAGAGCAGAGTAGGATTCAGGCTGGAAAATCTAAAGCTAAATCGTGTCCAGAGGTCATGCAGCCGTCATCTTCATCAAGTGACGATGAGTGtgacgatgacgacgacgacgatgattCGGGGAGCAATGCAAGTGATCAGAAGATGAAACCAATTACAGATGATTTGGCCTTACTCGGAGGAGCTTCATTCCATCAATCGTCTG gagaggaagaggaagagcggcCTGGGCCCTTctgggcagcagcagcagatgaggATGATCCAGAAAATAG AATCGCTAAGAAAATACTGTTGGCCCAAATTAAAGCCAACTACTCCTCGGACGGCGAGCTCTCTTCGGACGACGAAACACAAGACACTGAATCGGAGTCGGATGATCCGGTGGAGGCGAATCGAGAGGAAGATGATCATGAACAAG AGGAAGACCTTGCTGCTGGCTCGCTGGACACGGCCCCCGACGATGCCGGCGACAGTCGTGCCAGGCATCCTCTCCTCGGCCTTAAACTCACCTTGGATGAAGAAGCTTCGAGTGACAAGTCCATTCCGGAGAGTGAAGGGGGaaagctgaggaggaagagaagagccAGCAAGGAACACCTGAGCT CCGAGAGTGAGGGTGGTGCAGATcatgctgaggaggaggaagactggaTGATAGAGGAACTGAGCGCCTCAGAGGATGAGACGAGTCAGGATGAAAG GCTCAACTTAATCTTGAAGAAAGATGCCCCCTCCAGTCAGGAAGTGAAGAGCCAAGCGTCCTACATTTGGTTGTCAGACTCCAGTGAGAAG AGCGACGACGAACATGTGAAGGAGGATTTCATTGACGGCAAAGGCACTCCCAAAGGGCGCAAGAAGATCCGTAAGATCATCGAAGATGTGGACCTTCGTGCGGAAACGCAGGAGGCCctgcgagaggaggaggagagacgcaAACGTTTGGCAGACAGAGAacagcagatggaggacaggagacag GTCTCCATCGAGGCCGACGAGCTGTCACAAGTGGTTCATCCCGTCACGATTAAGTTGGTGCTGGATCAGGATGAGGAGACCAGGACCCCCCTTGTTGAAGTTCACCCAAACCTGGTGAAAGTACTGAAACCACACCAGGTGGACG GAGTCCAGTTTATCTGGGACAGCTGCTGTGAGTCTGTGAAGAAGGCCAACTCCACCCCCGGATCCGGCTGCATCGTAGCGCACTGCATGGGCCTCGGAAAGACACTGCAG GTGGTGGCGTTTCTCCACACGGTGCTGCAGTCAAAAAACCTACATTTCAGAACCGCTTTGGTTGTTTGTCCACTCAATACCATCCTCAACTGGATCAGTGAGTTTGATAAATGGCAAGGCAACATGGGAGAAGAAAAAGTTAAG GTTTCTGAACTGGCAACAAAGAAGACTCTATCAGAACGCCTCAGAGCTCTGCAGAGCTGGCAAAGAGCGGGCGGAGTGGTGATAATGGGCTATGACATGTACCGCACCCTGTCACTGGCAAGCACGCCCGACAGTGAAGAGTGGAAGAAGGAAATCAAGAGAATCCTGGTGGACCCAG GTCCAGACTTTGTGGTTTGTGATGAGGGACACATCCTGCGCAACGACGCGACCAACACCTCCAAAGCCCTGAACGCCATCAAGACTCAAAGGAGGGTGGTGCTGACGGGAACACCGCTGCAAAACAACTTGATCGAGT ACCACTGCATGGTGAATTTCATCAAGAAGAATCTTCTGGGCTCGCAGAAGGAATTCAGGAACCGCTTCATCAACCCCATCCAGAACGGCCAGTGTGCCGACTCCACCCCGAAGGACGTTCGGATCATGAAGAAGCGCGCGCACGTCCTTCATGCAATGTTGGGCGGATGTGTGCAG AGAAGAGATTATTCAGAGTTGGTTCAGTTTCTTCCTCCCAAATACGAATATGTGCTGGCAGTGAGGGTGACTGCACTCCAGTTTAAGTTGTACCGCTACTATTTAGACCACATCTCTG GTTTAAACTCCTCTGCACTCCCAAAAAGAACTGGAACGAACCTGTTCAAAGACTTTCAGGCCCTCAGCCGAATTTGGACTCATCCGTGGTGCGTTCACATGAGCCGCGTCGACAGAGCAAACAAg AAACCAGGTAAATCAGGGGTTCCTTTGAGCAGCATGAGTGCGACTTTGGCTGAAAG ttcaCTGAGGCTGAATGAAGGCCACGGAGCCAGTAACAGTGTGGTGAACACCGACGCACTCGGCGCTTCCTCGTCAG gagggagaggagtCAGTTCGACTCCTAATGAGGAATGGTACAAGAGCTTCCTGTCTAAGAGCGATGGGACGGTGCTGGAGCACTCGGGAAAGTTGGTGCTTCTGTTTGAGATCCTCAGAATGGCCAAAGACATCGGGGATAAAGT GCTCGTGTTCAGTCAGTCTTTGGTCTCACTCAACCTCATTGAGAGCTTCCTGGGAGATTTTAACCGAGCCAGAGACCCGTCTTTCTTCCAAG TGGGCAGCTGGGTGAAAAATGTGGATTACTACCGTCTGGATGGTTCCACCTCTGCCGTGTGGAGGAAGAAGTGGGCAGACGATTTCAACAATACTGCCAATACCCG CGGCCGACTGTTCCTCATCTCGACGAAAGCGGGCTCACTGGGCATCAACCTGGTGGCAGCCAACAGGGTCGTCATCTTCGACGCCTCGTGGAATCCGTCGTACGACCTCCAGAGCATTTACCGAGTGTACCGCTTCGGCCAGCTGAAGCACGTGTACGTGTACCGCTTCCTGGCTCAG GGCACCATGGAAGAGAAGATTTACGAGCGCCAGGTCACCAAGCAGTCTTTGTCCTTCAGAGTGGTCGATCATCAACAGATTGAGAGACACTTTACTTTCTCCGAACTGACCGAGCTGTACCGATTCGAGCCAGACCTGCTGGACAACCCGAACGCCAACAAAAGCAGAAGACCGTCTTCGGTTTTGCCAAAG GATTTCCTCCTGATGGAGCTCTTGCAAACCTGTAAAGACCAGATCGTGTCTTACCACGAGCACGAATCTCTGCTGGACCACAAACAAGAGGAAGAACTCACCGAGGCAGAACGCAAAGCAGCGTGGGCCGAGTTTGAAGCCGag tcacactcgGCCAGCCTTCCAAGCAGCTCTGTCAACAACGGCCTGGAACTGTCGACCGACACAGAGCTTCTG GACATGATCAAGAAAAGCCAAATGAATGTGTCGATGGCCTTCACCACAGTGCGGAGCATGAAGGCCAACACGACAAGGGACTATGTGGCGCTTACC CGGCAGCAGTATCCCCACATAACCAATCAAGAGGTGAGGACCAGAGCCGTGACCTGGGAACAGTTCGACAAGAAGAGGCTGAAGCACGTTGAGGCGCTGTACCAGGACGCGGTCACACAGCATCGAACC CTGACGTTCCACATCCAGGCCATAATGTCCAGCCGGAGGCCGACGgccacctccaccaccagcgCCGTGCTCCAGCCCGGGCAGCTCTGA